The DNA region AGACCTACGCATTACGAGTGCGTTGCTCTGGCCAACTGAGCTAAGGCGGCATGCCGTGCGGTCCCATGGTGGGTGCAGCAGCGTCGCCAAGTCTACACAGTTTCCGGGGGTGCTCCGACCACGGGTCGGAGCGGTGGGGGGAGGGGCTATGAGCAGCGCTTTCCGTTCTGGGGAGGGGTGCCTTCGAGGAGGTAGGTGTTGATCGCGGTGTCGATGCAGTCGCTGCCGCGGCCGTAGGCGGTGTGGCCGTCGCCCTCGTAGGTGAGGAGGGTGCCGGAGGAGAGCTGGGCGGCGAGGGAGCGGGCCCACTTGTAGGGGGTGGCGGGGTCGCGGGTGGTGCCGACGACGACGATCGGGGCGGCGCCCTCGGCGGTGATGCGGTGGGGGCTGCCGGTGGCCCGGGCGGGCCAGTAGGTGCAGTTCAGGGCGGCCCAGGCGAGGTTGCGGCCGAAGACGGAGGAGGCCTGCTCGAAGGACGGGACCGCCTTCTCGACGTCCGTGGGGCCCGCGGGGAAGGCGGGCGGGAGGTCGAGGCAGTTCACGGCGGCGTTCGCGTCCATCAGGTTGGCGTACGAGCCGTCCGCCTCCCGCTCGTAGTACGAGTCGGCCAGCGCGAGCAGCGCCGAGCCCTCGCCGCCCATCGCCCGGGTCAGCGCCTCGTGCAGCTGCGGCCAGGCGGACTCGTCGTACATCGCGGCGATCACCCCGGTGGTGGCCAGGGACTCGCCGAGCTCGCGGCTCTCGCCCGTCGGGACCGGCTTGGCGTCGACCTCGCGGAAGAAGCGCTTCAGGGCGTCGAGGGCGGCCGGGGCGGACGCGGTGCCGAGCGGGCAGTCGATCTGCTTCACGCAGTCCGCGGCGAACGCGTTGATCGCGGTCTCGAAGCCGGCGGTCTGCTCCCGGTTCAGCTGCTCGGCGGTCAGCGACGGGTCCATCGCCCCGTCCAGGACAAGCCGCCCGGTCCGGTCGGGGAACAGCTCCGCGTACGTCGCGCCCAGGAAGGTGCCGTACGAGGCGCCCACGTACGTCAGCTTCTCGTCGCCCAGGACCGCCCGCACGATGTCCATGTCGCGCGCCGCCTCCACGGTGGAGACATGCGGGAGGACCTTGCCCGAGCGCTTCTCGCAGGCCGCCGCGAAGTCCTTGTACGAGTCGGCGAGCGCGTTCTGTTCGGCGGCGCTGTCCGGGGTGACGTCCACCTGCGTGTACGCGTCCATCTGCGGCCCGGTCAGGCACTCCACCGGCTCGCTGCGGGCCACCCCGCGCGGGTCGACGCCCACGATGTCGTACCGCGCGCGAATCGGGGCGGGGTA from Streptomyces fradiae includes:
- a CDS encoding alpha/beta hydrolase, whose translation is MDSRRLLRISATALTAAGLILSGCSTSGSDAAAPSSSASASASASGSRSASTSASSAGLRAYYGQKVTWRDCGVPGFQCGTVHVPLDYAKPAGARVDLAISRVKATGPGKRLGSLLVNPGGPGGSAVGYLQGYAGIGYPAPIRARYDIVGVDPRGVARSEPVECLTGPQMDAYTQVDVTPDSAAEQNALADSYKDFAAACEKRSGKVLPHVSTVEAARDMDIVRAVLGDEKLTYVGASYGTFLGATYAELFPDRTGRLVLDGAMDPSLTAEQLNREQTAGFETAINAFAADCVKQIDCPLGTASAPAALDALKRFFREVDAKPVPTGESRELGESLATTGVIAAMYDESAWPQLHEALTRAMGGEGSALLALADSYYEREADGSYANLMDANAAVNCLDLPPAFPAGPTDVEKAVPSFEQASSVFGRNLAWAALNCTYWPARATGSPHRITAEGAAPIVVVGTTRDPATPYKWARSLAAQLSSGTLLTYEGDGHTAYGRGSDCIDTAINTYLLEGTPPQNGKRCS